A segment of the Burkholderia sp. PAMC 26561 genome:
TCGAGGCCGCGGATGCGTTCGTCGACAGCATCGCGCGCAGTGAGGATGATCACTGGCGCCGCCCCGCCGGCGCGTCGATAGGTGTTCAGCACCTCGATGCCGTCGCGTTTGGGCAAGCCGAGGTCGAGCAGTACAAGGTCATACACGCCATTGGCAAGGGACAGGTCGGCGGCCCGCCCGTCAGCGGCGTGATCGATGGCGTAGCCCGCGCGGCGCATGAAGTCGACAACCGTCTCGGCAATCATGTCGTCGTCCTCAACCAGTAGCAAACGCATCGAATTTTCTCCTTTTAAGGCACGCATTGTCCGGGCTTTTAACTTAAGCGTTCCTTAAGCACGCGATTCGTAGACTCGCCCCGTCTGACTTGTCGGCGCGCCACTGCGGCGCGTTGTTCTTCTGCATCGGGATCCTACTTGGCGATTCTATCTTCATGCTTGTTCTTCGATCATTGCGCCTGTGCGGATCTGCCGTGGTCGTGGCGTCATTCGCCGCTTGTACGTGGTATCACGCGGATCCTCTCAAACCTGTCAACACCTCGACCAGCCAGGACAGCGTCGAGCGGGTCCGTATCGATCCCGCCAGCATGCCGCTCCCGGAGCTTGCCGCGCATACCTTTGACCCATCGGATGGTCTCGACATCGGCGAAGTCGCAATGCTTGCAGTCGCCAACAACCCTGACCTGAAACTTGCGCGCGACGACTTGGGAATTGCCCGGGCGCAAGCGTTCTCTGCAGGCTTGCTGCCCGACCCGCAACTGGCTGTTTCCAGCGATTATCCGGGCGCGGCAGGTGCAACACGCGCATTCAACTATGGGCTGAGCATGGATGTGCTTGCAATCCTCACGCGCAGCGCCAACGAGCAGTCCGCCGATGCAACCGTGGCGAAGACGGATCTCGGCCTGCTATGGCAAGAGTGGCAGGTCGTGGCGCAAGCACGCCAGTTATTTGTCAAAGCACGTTTTTCACAGAGCACGCTCCCCCTTCTTCAGCAGCAACGCGACCTCTCCCGCATGCGTTATGAACGCATGGCTGCCGCGCAACGCGAAGGTAACCTGACCGAGGACACGCTCACGGCGGCGCTGACCTCTTACTCCGATGCAAGAAAACTTTTTACGGACGCTGAACGTGCAGCCGAACAGACCCACCACGACCTGAACGCGCTGCTGGGATTGTCGCAGACGGTGCAACTGCAGCTCGTCGGAGATTTCAACGACACCACCCTCACCGACTCAACCCTCGACGACGCGCTGGAGGCATTGCCACAACGCCGGCCCGATCTGCTTGCGCTGCGCGCGGGCTACGACGCGCAGGAACAGAAGTACCGTGCGGCGATCATGAGCCAGTTTCCAACGCTGACGGTCGGCTTCAACAGGGCGCGCGACACCTCGAACATCTACACGACCGGCTTTCAGATCAACCTGAGCCTGCCCCTCTTCAATCGCAATCGCGGCAATGTGGCAATCGAGCAAAGCACCCGGCAACGGATGAAGGACGAATACCAGGTCCGCCTCAACCAGGCGTTCGCCGACGTGGACCACCTGCGCGCCGACGGCGCCATCCTTTCCCGCCAGCTCGCAGAGGCCGAAGTTGCATTGCCGGATGCCGAGCACGCAGCGCGGCACGCAAGCGCGGCCTTTGCCCAACACAACCTGGCGCTGAGCGCTTACACCGACGCGCAAGCCGCCGCCATAACGAAGCAAGTCGATATCGCCACTTTGCGCGAGTCCCTGACCGAGCAGCGCATCGGCCTGCAGGCGCTGCTGGGCGGCGCCATTCCTGACGCATTCTCAAACGATCATTCGTGAGCGCACTCATGCAGACAATTTTCTCCGCCGTCCGGCGGGCCCTGATTTGCGCGCTTGGCGTCTCGCTCGGCGCGCACGCTGATGACGTCACCGTCCAGGTGCAGACCATCCCGGTGCAGCGTGGCTCGATTGCCCAGCCGGTTCGCGGCTACGGCGTCGTTGCCGCCACGGCAGCGAACCTGACATCGGTCAGCGTTTCTTATGTCGCGCGGATCGTGCAGCTTCGCGTCCAGGCAGGACAAAAAGTGACACGCGGCGATCCGCTTTTCGTGGTGCAGGCCGATCCTGCTGCCACACTTGCGGCCACGCAGGCGAAAAGCGCAGCGACACTCGCCCAGGGTGAGCTCGCGCGCACGCAAGCGTTGTACGACCAATCGCTTGCCACCACCTCGCAACTCGCCATGGCAAGAAAAGCACTGGACGACGCCCGGCAAGCGCTCGCCGCGCAGATGGGCACGGGCATCGGCAATGGCAATGCGACCGTGAAGTCGCCGGTGGACGGTGTGGTCATCCAGGTCACCGCCGGGCAGGGCGAGCAGGTTGCAGCGGGCGCGCCCGTTTTGCAACTGGCGGCATCGAATAGCCGGGACGCAATGCGTTCGAACGTTACGCTCGGCGTGGAGCCATCTGGCGCCACGTCGGTCCGTGCCGGCGACGCCGTGACGCTGCATGCCCTGTCAGCATCCCTCGCGGACACCGCCGTGACCGGCCGCGTGGTGCTGGTTGGCGCGGCCATCGATACCCAGACGCAGTTGCTCGATATCGGCGCGGCCGTGCCGGTCAGCGGTACGCCGCTGATCCCGGGCACGAAGGTTTCCGCCGATATCGCGACTCGCACGGGCGTCCACTGGATCGTTCCGCGCGCTGCCGTGCTGAAGGACGACAAGCACGCGTACGTCTACCAGCTCGCGAGAAACAACAAGGCGCACCGGATCGATGTCGCGACGGTGATCGAAAACGGCGATCGATACGGCGTTGACGGCGCACTCGACGCCACACTGCCGCTCGTTGTCAGCGGCAACTATGAGTTGAAGGACGGCATGACCGTCCAC
Coding sequences within it:
- a CDS encoding TolC family protein; protein product: MLVLRSLRLCGSAVVVASFAACTWYHADPLKPVNTSTSQDSVERVRIDPASMPLPELAAHTFDPSDGLDIGEVAMLAVANNPDLKLARDDLGIARAQAFSAGLLPDPQLAVSSDYPGAAGATRAFNYGLSMDVLAILTRSANEQSADATVAKTDLGLLWQEWQVVAQARQLFVKARFSQSTLPLLQQQRDLSRMRYERMAAAQREGNLTEDTLTAALTSYSDARKLFTDAERAAEQTHHDLNALLGLSQTVQLQLVGDFNDTTLTDSTLDDALEALPQRRPDLLALRAGYDAQEQKYRAAIMSQFPTLTVGFNRARDTSNIYTTGFQINLSLPLFNRNRGNVAIEQSTRQRMKDEYQVRLNQAFADVDHLRADGAILSRQLAEAEVALPDAEHAARHASAAFAQHNLALSAYTDAQAAAITKQVDIATLRESLTEQRIGLQALLGGAIPDAFSNDHS
- a CDS encoding efflux RND transporter periplasmic adaptor subunit translates to MSALMQTIFSAVRRALICALGVSLGAHADDVTVQVQTIPVQRGSIAQPVRGYGVVAATAANLTSVSVSYVARIVQLRVQAGQKVTRGDPLFVVQADPAATLAATQAKSAATLAQGELARTQALYDQSLATTSQLAMARKALDDARQALAAQMGTGIGNGNATVKSPVDGVVIQVTAGQGEQVAAGAPVLQLAASNSRDAMRSNVTLGVEPSGATSVRAGDAVTLHALSASLADTAVTGRVVLVGAAIDTQTQLLDIGAAVPVSGTPLIPGTKVSADIATRTGVHWIVPRAAVLKDDKHAYVYQLARNNKAHRIDVATVIENGDRYGVDGALDATLPLVVSGNYELKDGMTVHAAGGAAQ